In the genome of Primulina tabacum isolate GXHZ01 chromosome 13, ASM2559414v2, whole genome shotgun sequence, the window TCGGaatattgttatattatataaaataataatataatatagtgtataatatattttgaattataaaaaacttaaatttgcatataaatttaacaaaaattgtatttatcaaaatttaaaatctaaagAACATACACATTCTCAATCTTAACATTTCGACTTGTTTTTGACCAGTTCGAACGGTTCTTGATCGGTTCAATCATTAAAACGATTTTTAAAGTGGTTCGTACCAGATCAGTGACGCTCCATGTTGAACCGTTCGATCCGATTTTGAAAACATGATTAAAAGGTGGTCAATAAAACTACCAAATTAATCATTATCACTATAAGAAGCAAACAAACTATATACATGCAATTTaagcattttttatttttcatgaaaaattctATGAGATAGTCTCATAAATCAATTTTATAAGACGGATTTGAGttatacataaaaaattattatttctttGTCAAAAGTCTTACTTATTATTCTAAATATAAACAAATTTGTCTCGTCTTACCATATACCTACTATTTATTATTTTGCAAATGATGGTGATAGCTTTCTTTAAGTTAAACTAATAAAACTAGATGGATAAATGCGACATGTGACGAGTGATTTAATTTCTTAGATCAATCAAGTCtctcatatttaattaatgacaTACCTATATATTTGGACAGAGGTGGTATACCGTACTGTACTGAAAATTTTATACCGTATATCGTACCGAAAATTACGGTATAATAAAATTATACCGATTccgtaccgaaaatttcggtataccgatttcGGTACATATAACTAGCATACCGATTATACCGAAATTGTATGGTttaccgaaatttcggtacggtataggTATATACCGTTTTATACCGAAAAAAAGCttacattttaatttttttcatttttttattgttttaaaaatattatatattttaaaagttttatatatattttttggtaTTTCGGTATtccggtatataccgaaattttcaaattggataccgttaccgtaccgaaaaatttGGTATTGTTaccataccgtaccgaaatcttcggtatgccgaaaattcggtaaattcgaCATTTTTTCGGTATGATAATCTCGGTATACtgaaaattcggtatttttctCCATCCCTATATTTGGATGTGAGGGTTTATTTTGTAAATCTCACATAAAATTAGGAAATAAAACTCTTTGTTTAGCTATTGTTTAAGTTTAGTAAATTTTAGTATCACATTTTTTTGTTCTTGACTTAGGGGGAGAAGCTTTTACAATGGATAGAACACGAAGTTTTGTCtcaaaatttaagatttttgtGTCAGATGCTCTCTGTTagataaatttgaattaaaaaacCAAATGAACCTAAATGGTGAATGCATCACCTTCTTCACCTAATAGCAAAATACCAAAACAATTTAgtaatagaaaaataaaaaaagtggATTTGGAtccaattttcttcttttcATTTCAATCTATAAACGAAACATGGGGTTCCTCCCTCGACAATCCCGAAGAACTGATCCTCGCCTCCACTTTCTCTCTTTGGAGCAGCTATGGCTGCGCCCTCAAGAAACCATCCCTCCACTTTTCTTCATCTCTTCTTGTCTTTCACCTCTCTCTTTGTATCCACTTCTATTCTTCTCTTCACTTCTTGTTCCGCCATTAATGATGAGCAGGGTCTAGCTCTGTTGACATGGAAGAAAGGATTGAATGATTCTGCGAATGCTCTTTCAAATTGGAGTGCTTTAGACCAAAGTCCCTGTACTTGGTATGGCATACACTGCAACTCCAATGGCGACGTGGTGAAGATTATCTTGCAATCAATAGACTTGCAAGGTCCATTGCCTTCAAATTTCCAGTCACTCAGGTTACTGAATACTCTGGTTCTTTCGTCCGCGAATCTAACTGGCACGATCCCGAAAGAGTTTGGAGATTATCTTGAGCTGGTTATGATTGATATTAGCGATAACTCCATTGTCGGGGAGATTCCGGTTGAAATTTGCAGGTTGAATAAGCTTCAAGACTTGTCCGTCGACACAAATATGTTGACAGGTAGCATACCTACGGAGATTGGGAATCTCACTATGATTAAGAATCTTATGTTCTTTGACAACAAGCTCAGCGGTGAGGTTCCCAGGACTATAGGGAATTTGAGAAATCTTGAGGGATTCAGAGCTGGGGGCAATCAGAATCTGCAGGGTGAATTGCCTTGGGAGATTGGCAACTGCAGCAACTTGGTTATTCTTGGCCTCGCAGAAACCGGCATTTCTGGGAGTTTGCCGGCGTCAATTGGGATGCTTAAAAAGCTTCAAACAATAGCAATGTATACATCTATGCTGTCTGGTTCAATCCCTGAAGAGATTGGAAACTGCAGCGACTTGCAGAACCTGTATTTGTATCAGAATTCGATCACAGGTTCGATTCCAAGACAGATAGGGGGACTCAAAATGCTTCGGAATCTACTGTTATGGCAGAACAGTATGGTCGGAACAATTCCATTCGAGCTTGGAAGCTGCAGCGGTTTAAGGGTTGTAGATTTGTCGGAGAATCTACTGACAGGGAGCGTACCGACAAGTGTTGGGAATCTTTTGGAGCTCCAGGAACTGCAGTTTAGTGTCAACCAGCTATCCGGTACTATACCTTCTGAGATATCCAAATGTGGTGCTCTGACTCATCTTGAAGTCGACAATAACCAATTTTATGGAGAAATCCCAGTTCAGATTGGCGAATTAACGAGCTTGAACCTGTTTTTCGCCTGGAAGAATAACTTAACAGGCATGATTCCTGAATCTTTATCTCAGTGTGTGAATCTCCAGGCTCTTGATCTTTCTTACAATCAGCTCTTTGGTTCAATCCCAAAACAGATTTTTAACTTGACAAATCTGACAAAACTGCTCCTCATCTCCAACAATCTTTCGGGTTTTATACCGCCTGATATAGGAAACTGTACGAATTTGTACAGAATCAGAATAAGTGACAACATGTTGGGGGGTACTGTTCCATCGGAAATCGGAgggttgaaaattttgaattttcttgatatgAGCAACAATCATCTTGAAGGCGGCATTCCTCCTTCCATTTCTGGCTGTGAAAACCTCGAGTTCCTTGATCTTCACTCAAACGCGCTTACCGGCCCTTTGCCTGATACCCTCCCGAAAAGTCTGCAGTTTCTGGACATTTCAGACAATAGGTTAACCGGCAACCTAACTCCTAGCATCGGTTACTTAAcgaaaataaccaaactcaatCTCGGGAACAACCAACTAGTTGGCAGTATCCCATCTGAAATCATGTCCTGCAATAAGCTACAACTAGTTGATCTTGGGAGCAATGGTTTTTTCGGTGATATACCTAAAGAATTGGGCAGACTTCCATCACTGGAAATCGCTCTGAACCTCAGCAATAATCAATTCACTGGTGAGATACCAGACGAATTTTCAAATCTTGGGAAATTAGCAGTTCTCGACCTTTCCTACAACAAACTTTCTGGAACCCTTGAAATTCTCAAAAACCTTCAAAACCTCGTGTCCCTCAATGTGTCGTTCAACGATTTCTCAGGTGATTTGCCTAACACCCCGTTCTTCCGGAAGCTGCCTTTCAGTGACCTTGCAGGTAACAAAAATCTCTACATCTCTGGTGGAGTTATCCCTTCTGTTGGTACTTATGGCCATGATAAACCCACCATGAAGATAGCGATGCCGATTCTTGTCAGCGCCAGTGCAGTGCTTGCGCTGCTCGCTATTTACCTGCTAGTACGCTCCCAAGTGGCTAAGAATAAATCTATTGAAACTGACACTTGGGAGATGACTTTGTATCAGAAGATGGAGTTCTCAGTTGATGACATTATACGAAATCTCACGTCATCTAATGTCATTGGGACTGGAAGCTCCGGGGTTGTGTACAAGGTGACAGTTCCTAGTGGGGCGACTCTAGCTGTGAAAAAGATGTGGTCATCCGAAGAATCAGGAGCTTTTGATTCTGAAATTCGGACTCTTGGTTCAATCAGACATAAGAACATTGTCCGGCTTCTGGGCTGGGGTTCAAACAACACACTGAAACTTTTGTTCTACGATTACCTACCTAATGGGAGCTTGAGTTCACTTCTTCATGGAGTTGGCAAGGGACGGGCAGACTGGGAAGCTAGATACGATGTAATACTGGGAATTGCACATGCTCTTGCATATTTGCATCATGATTGTGTTCCACCGATCATACATGGTGATGTAAAAGCCATGAATGTACTATTAGGCCGTCAAATGGAACCGTATCTTGCTGATTTTGGCCTAGCAAGACTTTTAAACAGAGAAACAGATATTAGAGATACTTTAAAACAGAGTCAGAGGCCTCATTTAGCTGGTTCTTACGGCTACATCGCACCTGGTAGATATACTTGAAACTCGTTTCTTGATTTAACGATAACATTTTCCatcttttaaagtttcatggaagctaatatattttcatttgtATATATAGAATAACAAGATTTTGTTTCTCCGTTCGAAACTTCTAGCTCCGCCACCTTATTCAATTGTGTTGTTAATTGACTTGAATTTGTGTCGTTTTCTCTCACAGAACATGCTTCAATGCAATGTATCATGGAAAAGAGTGATGTGTACAGTTTTGGGGTTGTTCTCTTAGAGGTTCTGACAGGAAGGCACCCTTTAGACCCAACGTTGCCAGGTGGTGCGCATTTGGTTCAATGGGTTCGAGAACACTTGCACAGTAAGCACGACCCAGTTGATATTTTAGACCCAAAGCTAAGGGGCAGAGCTGACCCTCAGATGCATGAAATGCTACAGACACTGGCTGTTTCATTTCTATGCCTTGGGGCACGTCCTGATGATCGTCCTATGATGAAAGATGTTGTGGCCATGCTCGAAGAAATCCGGCATGCGGACCCTGTGAGGACGGACACCGACTTGCTGAAAGGAAATATATCGGGCAATCACAGGTCTCCTAGTACCAAGAACGTGGTTTTGCAAGGCTCCTCTAGTTGCTCTTTTGAATTCTCTGATGAATCTGTTTAAACTAGAAAGTCGGTATACTACATTTTCAGCTCAACTGTAACAGAAGCCTTCTGTTGCTAATAGCATGTGAATAGATTGTGTTGTGTATAGGTGAATAGATGTGACATACAAGTATAGGCAAAATCAATGATTGTGTTGTGTATTTTCTAAAATAGGCATTTAAGGCATGTTAGTAAGATCTTGAGTTTCTACTCCGGAGCCAACCAGCTTTCAAGCTCCGCTGTTATGGGGTCCCCTGGTCCTTAGCTATATCCCTTGTTTATGTGATAACTAAGATATGAATTTCTGGGACATTTATGTATCCTTGTAAACAATCCTATAAAATAAGTGACAAATTTTTGTCCTGTTAACAATAATAGTAATTACTCTTGTTATCATGCAAAACATAACCATGACATTTACTTTGAACAGTTTTActagtttgaaattttttgaaatacACAATCATTTGCTATATCTTTGAATACCTCATAACCACTTGGTCATTCAACCACTTTTCCTCCACCAAACTAAATATCTCGATGTATATAGATCCACATGCTAGTTCATGCACACATAAAGGTATTAAATGTCATGAACATTATTAAAAAGCCATAAATGAGTAGGTAAAGAAGGGACGAAGAACATCTTTTTCAACCAGAAATCAGAATTGAGAATACCAACTCAACTGCACTCAGATCCTATGCATCTTgcaattttaaatgtatatataaatcaatcCCTTTTCATGGGCCATGGCCATAAGAATGAGCACATGCATTACAGGCACAAAACCCTTAACCGGGGTGACTGATACACCAGTTCATGGTAAAGAGAAGATTTATTCGACCACCCTACCGTTGGGTAATACCCGAAGTGTTGATCCAATGATTGTAAAGAGACCACGTGTTTTGTAATCTCCTTGCAATCGTTGTATCAATCTTAAGGGATTACCCCCACGATAGGGTCAAACTAATTGTAAAGAGAAACTATATAGACTTTTGTAAGCTCTGACAACTTGCATAGGATGTCTAGTCTCCAAGAAACGACAGTGACCTTTCTTCCAATAGCCCTCGACCAACTGTTATTTACGTCCAAAATCACATTCTTCTCAAGGTCAACTGCATCAGGTAGACAGAGAACATCGAAATATTGACCCAACATGGAGTCGATTTTTAGTGCATCTATATTAAGTGGCTTATAAACATTGACTCTATGAAGGACATTAAGATTCTAACTTCTTGAAGTTAAATTTAGTAATACTCCTCcaattttaattgatatattttattgttttcataATATTATGTTTCCTTATTGATCTAATTgagtttattatttaatatgattttgccTTTCTTAGATAATTAGatattcattcaaatatattcGGAGAGATGTTATTTGTGATAATGAATTGATGAAATATGGTGgtagtgtttaaaaaaaatttattcataataaaactCTTATCTTTCCTTGTGAAATAGGTTTCCTTATGAAATGAAACTCtatatctataaataagagaccAAGAACATCATTGAGCTTCTTCTTCCTCTCGGTCAATATTCACTCACCTGTGCACGTTCAGAATTTCAGAGAAAACCTTATTCAAGAGACGTGTTGTGTGTAGAAGAGTGGTGATAAGGTGTTGTCgtgaatgttgagaacatctgTGAAGAAGTTGGTCGAAGACTGTTTCTCGTGGATGTCCTTTTAGCAATAcgttttgctttcttgttttagttttattttggttatttgttttctcaacttgttgagaaaattgattttagtgAGAATCACTAGTGATTGTCTTTTGTAAACGATTGGTTtctctagtgattaatttttgccataaggcaccgcacaagtattaatacttgtgcaaatttaatctcgTCT includes:
- the LOC142522772 gene encoding leucine-rich repeat receptor-like serine/threonine-protein kinase RGI4, with protein sequence MAAPSRNHPSTFLHLFLSFTSLFVSTSILLFTSCSAINDEQGLALLTWKKGLNDSANALSNWSALDQSPCTWYGIHCNSNGDVVKIILQSIDLQGPLPSNFQSLRLLNTLVLSSANLTGTIPKEFGDYLELVMIDISDNSIVGEIPVEICRLNKLQDLSVDTNMLTGSIPTEIGNLTMIKNLMFFDNKLSGEVPRTIGNLRNLEGFRAGGNQNLQGELPWEIGNCSNLVILGLAETGISGSLPASIGMLKKLQTIAMYTSMLSGSIPEEIGNCSDLQNLYLYQNSITGSIPRQIGGLKMLRNLLLWQNSMVGTIPFELGSCSGLRVVDLSENLLTGSVPTSVGNLLELQELQFSVNQLSGTIPSEISKCGALTHLEVDNNQFYGEIPVQIGELTSLNLFFAWKNNLTGMIPESLSQCVNLQALDLSYNQLFGSIPKQIFNLTNLTKLLLISNNLSGFIPPDIGNCTNLYRIRISDNMLGGTVPSEIGGLKILNFLDMSNNHLEGGIPPSISGCENLEFLDLHSNALTGPLPDTLPKSLQFLDISDNRLTGNLTPSIGYLTKITKLNLGNNQLVGSIPSEIMSCNKLQLVDLGSNGFFGDIPKELGRLPSLEIALNLSNNQFTGEIPDEFSNLGKLAVLDLSYNKLSGTLEILKNLQNLVSLNVSFNDFSGDLPNTPFFRKLPFSDLAGNKNLYISGGVIPSVGTYGHDKPTMKIAMPILVSASAVLALLAIYLLVRSQVAKNKSIETDTWEMTLYQKMEFSVDDIIRNLTSSNVIGTGSSGVVYKVTVPSGATLAVKKMWSSEESGAFDSEIRTLGSIRHKNIVRLLGWGSNNTLKLLFYDYLPNGSLSSLLHGVGKGRADWEARYDVILGIAHALAYLHHDCVPPIIHGDVKAMNVLLGRQMEPYLADFGLARLLNRETDIRDTLKQSQRPHLAGSYGYIAPEHASMQCIMEKSDVYSFGVVLLEVLTGRHPLDPTLPGGAHLVQWVREHLHSKHDPVDILDPKLRGRADPQMHEMLQTLAVSFLCLGARPDDRPMMKDVVAMLEEIRHADPVRTDTDLLKGNISGNHRSPSTKNVVLQGSSSCSFEFSDESV